A window of Gammaproteobacteria bacterium contains these coding sequences:
- the alr gene encoding alanine racemase has product MTRSAVATLDVGAFQHNLKQVRKLAPNSKIMAVIKANGYGHGLLRVARNLADADAFGVAKIEEAIYLREAGMTQRILLLQGFADRQELKTLAQWRIDSVIHHMQQVEILEGVALTNPIDVWAKLDTGMHRLGFDPVEFNRAWDRLRAMSTSNIANCFAMSHFANADRRNDPVNRKQIDMFHEYTQDLVCEKSMANSAGLLAMQESHMDWVRPGVMLYGISPFADTWGDQFELLPVMTLASQVIAIKTIGKGDTVGYGGHWQAERDTQIAVVGIGYGDGYPRHAENGTPVLIGGLRYPLVGRVSMDSLCVNLGMDHDVMVGDKVILWGDGLPVEEIAGHAHTIPYELVCRVTSRVRFVEQ; this is encoded by the coding sequence ATGACCCGTTCGGCTGTTGCCACCCTCGACGTCGGAGCATTTCAACACAATTTAAAGCAAGTCCGTAAACTGGCCCCAAACAGCAAAATCATGGCGGTCATCAAGGCCAATGGCTATGGTCATGGTTTGCTGCGCGTGGCGAGAAATCTCGCCGATGCGGACGCCTTTGGGGTGGCGAAAATTGAAGAAGCAATCTATCTGCGCGAAGCAGGTATGACGCAGCGGATATTGTTACTACAAGGATTTGCCGACCGACAGGAATTGAAGACGCTGGCTCAGTGGCGTATCGACAGCGTCATCCACCATATGCAACAAGTTGAAATCCTGGAGGGGGTGGCGCTCACTAACCCCATAGACGTGTGGGCCAAACTCGATACGGGTATGCATCGTCTCGGTTTCGATCCAGTCGAATTCAATCGGGCTTGGGATCGCCTGCGTGCCATGTCTACTTCGAACATTGCAAATTGTTTTGCGATGTCTCATTTTGCCAATGCCGATCGGCGCAACGATCCGGTCAATCGCAAACAAATCGATATGTTTCATGAGTACACCCAAGACCTGGTGTGCGAGAAAAGTATGGCCAATTCCGCGGGCCTGCTCGCGATGCAGGAAAGCCACATGGACTGGGTGCGTCCCGGCGTGATGCTGTACGGTATTTCGCCGTTTGCAGATACCTGGGGTGATCAGTTCGAGTTGTTGCCAGTCATGACACTTGCCAGCCAGGTCATTGCGATTAAAACAATCGGGAAGGGCGACACCGTCGGCTATGGTGGTCATTGGCAGGCAGAACGCGATACCCAAATCGCGGTGGTTGGGATCGGATACGGCGATGGCTATCCACGACATGCGGAGAACGGCACGCCAGTGTTGATCGGTGGCCTGCGTTATCCCCTAGTTGGCCGGGTGAGTATGGACAGCCTGTGCGTCAACCTGGGCATGGATCACGACGTCATGGTTGGCGACAAGGTCATTTTGTGGGGCGATGGTCTACCCGTTGAAGAAATTGCCGGCCATGCCCACACCATACCCTATGAACTCGTCTGTCGCGTGACCTCTCGCGTGCGCTTTGTCGAGCAATAA
- a CDS encoding lytic murein transglycosylase — translation MNAIKHKTVFLLITFLLTVQGVNAAHGQKDDYDEHRVDPTFEGWLTGLKSEAKVKGVSDETLKLALKGVKPLKRVIELDRSQPEFKWTFEKYLNKVVDKRRIKRGRAKLSQNKATLEKIYQQYGVPPQIIVALWGIETDFGRITGGFQVIDALVTLAFDGRRSTYFRRELINALLIIDQGHVSKQDMIGSWAGAMGQTQFMPSTFLSYAVDHNGDGKKDVWKTRNDALASGANYLSQVGWKRNESWGMEVKVPKGMDASYFDQEKMRPMSEWTKLGVKSMSDGSLPDNVSEAALINLDGEEGRYFLIFHNYFVIMDWNKSTSFATSVGLLSEAIRN, via the coding sequence ATGAATGCAATAAAGCACAAAACAGTTTTTCTTTTGATCACCTTCTTGCTGACCGTACAAGGCGTAAATGCCGCGCATGGTCAGAAAGACGACTATGACGAACATCGCGTCGATCCCACCTTCGAGGGTTGGTTAACGGGTTTGAAAAGCGAAGCAAAAGTTAAAGGTGTCTCTGACGAGACGCTCAAGCTTGCATTGAAAGGAGTCAAGCCGCTAAAGCGGGTGATTGAGCTCGATCGTAGTCAACCGGAATTCAAATGGACTTTTGAGAAGTATCTGAACAAGGTAGTGGATAAGCGACGTATCAAGCGAGGCAGGGCCAAGCTTTCGCAAAATAAAGCTACTCTGGAAAAGATTTATCAACAATACGGCGTTCCACCGCAAATCATTGTCGCCTTATGGGGAATTGAAACCGATTTCGGTCGGATTACTGGCGGGTTTCAGGTGATAGATGCCCTGGTTACGCTGGCATTTGATGGAAGGCGTAGTACCTATTTTCGTCGTGAATTAATCAATGCCTTGCTCATCATCGACCAGGGCCATGTAAGCAAACAGGATATGATTGGTTCATGGGCTGGTGCGATGGGGCAGACGCAATTCATGCCATCGACTTTTCTTTCGTATGCAGTTGACCACAATGGCGACGGTAAAAAAGACGTGTGGAAAACACGTAACGACGCTTTGGCTTCAGGCGCCAATTATCTTTCGCAAGTGGGATGGAAGAGAAATGAATCCTGGGGTATGGAGGTTAAAGTACCAAAGGGTATGGATGCCAGCTACTTTGACCAGGAAAAAATGCGCCCGATGTCTGAATGGACAAAACTGGGTGTAAAGTCGATGTCCGACGGATCTTTGCCAGACAATGTCTCGGAAGCGGCATTAATCAATCTTGATGGTGAAGAGGGACGTTACTTCCTTATTTTCCATAATTACTTTGTCATCATGGACTGGAATAAATCCACCAGCTTTGCAACATCAGTCGGTTTGCTTTCTGAGGCGATAAGAAATTAG
- the priB gene encoding primosomal replication protein N has translation MKTPEQGFDANLVCLNGYIVRSPQTRETPAGIPISRFTLEHVSQQQEAGLPRQVQLRISVIVAGKDLQPKLQGFKEGSAVQVKGFLNKSVFRGQEIKLVIHANELKLME, from the coding sequence GTGAAGACGCCTGAACAAGGGTTTGACGCTAACCTGGTTTGCTTGAACGGATATATAGTCCGTTCGCCTCAGACCCGCGAAACACCAGCTGGTATTCCGATAAGTCGTTTTACGCTTGAGCATGTTTCGCAGCAACAGGAAGCCGGTTTACCACGACAGGTTCAGTTACGAATCAGTGTGATCGTCGCCGGTAAGGACTTACAGCCAAAGTTGCAGGGATTTAAAGAAGGTAGCGCAGTCCAGGTCAAAGGGTTTTTAAATAAATCAGTTTTTCGTGGTCAGGAAATCAAACTGGTCATCCACGCAAACGAATTGAAATTGATGGAGTGA
- the rlmB gene encoding 23S rRNA (guanosine(2251)-2'-O)-methyltransferase RlmB, which produces MSEIVYGIHAVRAILSSDADNIREALVQKQIRNAQVQDILGELKKRNIRFSFLDKRQLDERCDGNHQGIAIVYGASERSISEQELPALLADLKEPAFILILDGIQDPHNLGACLRTANAAGVQVVIAPKNNSVGITATVRKVACGAAESTPFVQVTNLSRTMEWLREQGIWITGTDAATEKNVFEGDYIGPVAIVIGSEGSGLRRLTREYCDFLVNIPMSGQVESLNASVATAICLYEVRRQRLARA; this is translated from the coding sequence ATGTCAGAAATCGTATATGGCATACATGCGGTACGCGCAATACTCAGTAGTGATGCGGATAATATTCGTGAAGCGCTGGTACAAAAACAGATTCGTAATGCGCAAGTGCAGGACATTTTAGGCGAGCTCAAGAAACGCAATATCCGTTTCAGCTTTCTTGACAAGCGACAACTGGATGAACGATGCGATGGCAACCATCAAGGGATAGCCATCGTATATGGCGCAAGCGAACGAAGCATTAGTGAACAGGAATTGCCGGCGCTGCTAGCCGATCTTAAAGAACCCGCGTTTATTCTCATCCTCGACGGTATTCAGGATCCACACAATCTTGGAGCCTGTCTGCGGACGGCGAATGCGGCTGGGGTACAGGTAGTGATCGCGCCCAAAAACAATTCGGTTGGAATTACCGCGACTGTACGAAAAGTCGCCTGTGGTGCAGCCGAGTCCACGCCTTTTGTCCAGGTGACAAATCTATCGCGAACAATGGAATGGTTACGCGAACAGGGGATATGGATTACGGGTACAGATGCCGCGACGGAGAAGAACGTATTTGAAGGTGACTATATTGGGCCAGTCGCCATTGTCATAGGCAGTGAGGGCAGCGGCTTGCGCCGCCTGACCCGTGAATATTGTGATTTTTTGGTAAACATACCCATGTCAGGGCAAGTAGAAAGCCTGAATGCCTCGGTCGCGACCGCCATCTGCCTATATGAGGTCAGGCGCCAACGTTTGGCGCGTGCCTGA
- a CDS encoding PDZ domain-containing protein — translation MRIQNTPALMLALVLIIGLGIGWSISRNSVDNDVAEKIDAIATDDISLESLRLKVNELILIVENERQARQTLQRKYEQLQKQLIVASASVHPSNSATENSDASNQTSATGSDESTINAFQNDDRLNEVQQALMSLGMDTVAMEKIQHRVEQQEMQQLYLQNQARREGWYGTRRYFEETDKLESKGNVYREELGDRRYDKFLFQSGQNNRVKVQSVLSGSPAESIGLQENDIVYTYGDKRIFNWNDLTNATAAGDPQQMARVEVLRNGELIEFYIKRGPMGIRLGSARVDPEL, via the coding sequence ATGCGCATACAGAACACACCGGCACTGATGCTTGCACTCGTATTAATCATCGGGTTGGGCATAGGCTGGAGTATCTCCCGAAATAGCGTTGACAATGATGTCGCGGAAAAGATTGACGCGATTGCGACAGACGATATCAGCCTTGAATCCCTGCGCTTGAAGGTCAATGAGCTCATTCTTATCGTGGAAAACGAGCGCCAGGCGCGACAAACCCTGCAACGAAAATACGAACAGCTTCAGAAGCAGCTTATTGTGGCTAGTGCTTCAGTCCATCCATCCAATAGCGCCACAGAGAATTCCGACGCCAGTAATCAAACCTCTGCGACCGGGAGTGATGAATCAACTATCAACGCTTTTCAAAACGATGACCGATTAAATGAAGTTCAACAAGCATTGATGTCATTAGGCATGGACACTGTCGCCATGGAAAAAATTCAGCATCGTGTTGAACAACAGGAAATGCAGCAACTGTATCTGCAAAACCAGGCCAGGCGTGAAGGTTGGTACGGCACGCGTCGCTATTTCGAAGAGACCGATAAATTGGAGTCCAAAGGTAATGTCTATCGCGAGGAACTGGGTGACCGACGTTATGACAAATTCCTTTTCCAGTCCGGACAGAACAATCGCGTCAAAGTGCAAAGCGTTCTTAGCGGCTCACCAGCAGAGTCTATCGGTTTGCAGGAAAACGATATTGTTTATACCTACGGCGACAAACGTATCTTCAACTGGAATGATTTAACCAACGCCACTGCCGCTGGCGACCCACAACAAATGGCGCGCGTGGAAGTCTTACGTAACGGAGAATTAATCGAGTTTTATATCAAACGGGGACCAATGGGTATTCGATTGGGAAGTGCTCGCGTCGATCCCGAACTCTAA
- the radA gene encoding DNA repair protein RadA: protein MAKTKSIYVCNACGSQTSKWGGQCADCLAWNTLQETTAPTAIGRKARFSGYAGSADGSGHTLLLSEVEAVQESRITTGSPELDRVLGGGLILGSVILIGGDPGIGKSTLLLQGTVSLSQSLPVLYVTGEESLQQVSLRAQRLGLKADKIRLMAETRVETIIATAQRDRPKVIVIDSIQSIFSETLQSAPGAVAQLRETAGMLVQFAKQTGTSIFLVGHVTKEGVIAGPRVLEHMVDTVLYFEGESDGRYRMLRAVKNRFGAVNELGVFAMTEGGLKEVSNPSAIFLSRHENPVPGSVISITREGSRPMLLELQALVDESHLSNPRRVTVGLEHNRLSMLLAVLHRHGGIAMYDQDVYVNVVGGVRVGETGVDLAVILAALSSFRNRPVANDMAVFGEVGLAGEIRPVPNGEERVREAAKHGYHRVVLPKANKPRHIPDGVEVIPVSRLGDALSLI, encoded by the coding sequence ATGGCAAAAACCAAATCTATTTATGTGTGTAACGCCTGTGGTAGCCAGACCAGCAAGTGGGGCGGCCAATGCGCGGACTGTCTGGCTTGGAATACCTTGCAGGAAACCACCGCTCCAACAGCGATTGGGCGCAAAGCTCGATTTTCCGGCTATGCGGGCAGCGCCGATGGTAGTGGACACACCTTGTTATTGTCCGAGGTGGAAGCGGTACAGGAAAGTCGAATTACCACAGGAAGTCCGGAGCTCGATCGGGTGTTGGGCGGGGGACTGATACTCGGTTCCGTTATCCTTATCGGTGGTGATCCCGGTATCGGTAAATCAACGCTGCTATTACAGGGAACGGTCAGTTTGAGCCAGAGCCTGCCGGTGCTGTATGTTACTGGCGAAGAGTCATTGCAACAGGTAAGTTTGCGCGCCCAGCGACTCGGGCTCAAAGCGGACAAAATACGTTTGATGGCCGAGACACGGGTGGAGACGATAATTGCGACGGCGCAGCGTGATCGACCGAAAGTCATCGTAATCGATTCGATACAGTCCATCTTCAGCGAAACATTACAATCAGCGCCAGGGGCAGTCGCTCAGTTACGGGAGACCGCAGGCATGCTGGTGCAGTTTGCCAAACAGACCGGCACCTCTATCTTCCTGGTTGGGCATGTCACCAAGGAGGGCGTGATAGCCGGGCCACGGGTGCTGGAACACATGGTCGATACTGTCCTGTATTTTGAAGGGGAGTCGGATGGACGCTATCGTATGCTGCGGGCGGTGAAAAATCGCTTTGGCGCCGTGAACGAGCTTGGGGTGTTCGCCATGACCGAGGGTGGTCTGAAAGAGGTGAGTAATCCTTCGGCAATCTTTCTTTCGCGCCATGAGAATCCCGTTCCTGGTAGCGTCATCAGTATTACCCGCGAAGGCAGTCGTCCTATGTTGCTGGAGCTTCAAGCGCTGGTGGATGAGTCGCATTTGTCTAATCCGCGACGAGTAACAGTAGGTCTGGAGCATAATCGCCTGTCGATGTTGCTAGCGGTGTTACATCGTCACGGTGGCATCGCCATGTATGATCAGGATGTGTATGTGAACGTCGTCGGCGGCGTGCGAGTGGGTGAAACTGGGGTTGATCTGGCGGTCATACTGGCGGCGTTATCGAGTTTTCGCAATCGCCCCGTGGCAAACGACATGGCGGTATTTGGTGAGGTAGGTCTTGCCGGTGAAATACGCCCTGTGCCCAATGGGGAAGAACGGGTACGGGAGGCGGCTAAACATGGTTATCACCGGGTAGTGTTACCCAAGGCCAACAAACCACGACATATTCCTGATGGCGTCGAAGTTATACCCGTCAGCCGACTTGGTGACGCTCTGAGTCTGATTTAA
- a CDS encoding PilZ domain-containing protein: MTAEANQNERRQFSRVPFEASVTLSCPAGKWTGKLVDISLKGLLVSRPQYWTCKAGDPMLIEIHPPEEVFQITMEVIVAHAESDRVGLRCIGIDIDSASHLRRLVELNLGDEEILNRELSIMGA; this comes from the coding sequence ATGACTGCTGAGGCGAATCAGAACGAGAGACGACAATTTTCCCGCGTACCATTTGAGGCATCTGTGACGCTCAGCTGCCCTGCCGGAAAGTGGACAGGCAAGCTTGTCGACATATCGCTGAAAGGCCTGCTGGTTAGCCGCCCACAATACTGGACATGCAAAGCGGGTGATCCAATGCTGATCGAGATCCATCCACCGGAAGAGGTTTTCCAGATCACAATGGAAGTGATAGTGGCGCATGCAGAGTCCGATAGAGTTGGATTGCGCTGTATTGGTATTGATATCGATAGCGCGTCCCATTTGCGCCGCCTGGTCGAGCTCAACCTGGGCGACGAAGAGATACTCAATCGCGAATTGTCGATTATGGGTGCTTAA
- the dnaB gene encoding replicative DNA helicase produces MQDFAVPLPTRDTETEQLKIPPHSVEAEQSILGALMLDNNAWDQVSDMVIEDDFYRHDHKLIFRAIGHLASEGKPFDVVTLSEWLENVNELNNAGGLVYLGKLAKNTPSAANIKAYAGIVRERSILRQLITVGGAISDSAFNPEGRASAEILDTAERLVFEIAEKGSRSNKGFVGIKDLLSRAVDRIDMLFQQDDPITGVPTGWSEFDEMTSGLQAGDLVIVAGRPSMGKTTFCMNMAEYAAIDGHRPVAVYSMEMPGEQLAMRMMSSIGRIDQHKVRTGKLGDDDWPRLTKAVGLLAESPIFIDDTPALSPNELRSKARRLSREVGQLGLIVIDYLQLMQVPGMKESRAAEISEISRSLKGLAKELNVPVVALSQLNRSLEQRPNKRPVMSDLRESGAIEQDADVIVFIYRDEVYNPESPDKGTAEIIIGKQRNGPIGSVRLTFLGQYTRFENYIHSVYDEDYE; encoded by the coding sequence ATGCAAGACTTCGCCGTTCCATTACCCACTCGAGATACAGAAACCGAACAACTCAAGATTCCGCCACATTCAGTTGAAGCGGAACAGTCCATACTGGGCGCGTTGATGTTGGATAACAATGCGTGGGATCAGGTTTCAGATATGGTTATCGAAGATGATTTTTATCGTCATGATCATAAGTTAATCTTTCGTGCGATCGGACATCTTGCCTCCGAGGGAAAACCTTTCGACGTTGTTACATTGTCGGAATGGTTGGAGAACGTAAACGAATTAAACAATGCCGGTGGATTGGTTTATCTCGGCAAACTGGCAAAAAATACGCCTAGTGCAGCGAATATAAAAGCATACGCAGGTATCGTACGTGAGCGATCAATTCTTCGCCAACTTATTACGGTTGGTGGGGCTATTAGCGATAGTGCGTTCAATCCCGAAGGGCGCGCAAGCGCTGAAATTCTCGACACTGCGGAACGACTGGTATTTGAAATCGCGGAAAAAGGTTCGCGTAGCAACAAAGGTTTTGTTGGCATAAAGGATTTGTTGAGTAGAGCAGTTGATCGCATCGACATGCTGTTTCAACAAGATGATCCGATCACTGGCGTTCCCACAGGTTGGAGCGAATTTGATGAGATGACCTCCGGCTTACAGGCAGGCGATCTCGTTATCGTAGCCGGTCGTCCCTCAATGGGTAAAACCACATTTTGTATGAACATGGCGGAGTACGCCGCTATAGACGGTCACCGTCCAGTAGCGGTTTACAGTATGGAAATGCCGGGTGAGCAACTGGCGATGCGTATGATGTCGTCTATCGGACGTATCGACCAGCATAAAGTACGTACAGGTAAGTTAGGCGACGATGATTGGCCACGATTGACAAAAGCCGTTGGCTTGCTTGCAGAGTCGCCGATTTTTATCGACGATACGCCTGCCTTGAGTCCGAATGAATTGCGTTCCAAAGCGCGTCGTCTCAGTCGTGAAGTAGGGCAACTGGGTTTGATCGTGATCGATTATCTGCAGCTGATGCAGGTACCTGGAATGAAAGAAAGTCGTGCAGCCGAGATTTCTGAAATCTCCCGCTCACTGAAAGGTCTGGCGAAGGAACTCAACGTCCCTGTTGTTGCCCTGTCGCAGCTCAATCGCAGTCTTGAACAACGGCCAAACAAGCGCCCGGTTATGTCCGACTTGCGTGAATCAGGTGCGATCGAGCAGGACGCCGACGTCATTGTATTCATCTACCGCGATGAAGTTTACAATCCGGAAAGTCCAGACAAGGGTACGGCCGAGATTATTATCGGCAAACAACGTAACGGTCCCATCGGCTCGGTGCGGCTGACCTTCCTGGGCCAGTACACGCGTTTTGAAAACTATATCCATAGCGTCTATGACGAGGACTATGAATGA
- the rplI gene encoding 50S ribosomal protein L9, with protein sequence MEIILLDKVKNLGSIGDQVRVRSGYGRNFLIPKGKAVQATKENIALFEAKRAELEARAAESLAEAQARADKISALSLTMSGTAGDEGKLFGSISGRDIADAATAAGVEIGKNEVSMPEGAIRNVGEYEFTVQLHPDVSATLKLTVVAE encoded by the coding sequence ATGGAAATCATTCTATTAGATAAAGTTAAAAACCTGGGTAGCATTGGCGATCAGGTAAGGGTTCGTTCCGGTTACGGGCGTAATTTTCTTATCCCAAAAGGTAAGGCTGTTCAAGCAACCAAGGAAAATATTGCCTTGTTTGAAGCCAAGCGTGCCGAACTGGAGGCACGTGCTGCTGAGTCTTTGGCTGAAGCACAGGCAAGAGCGGATAAAATTTCAGCGCTTAGCCTGACCATGTCTGGCACTGCCGGGGATGAAGGAAAGTTGTTCGGTTCCATCAGTGGACGTGACATTGCAGACGCGGCGACTGCTGCTGGCGTTGAAATTGGAAAAAATGAAGTTTCCATGCCAGAAGGTGCGATTCGTAACGTGGGCGAGTATGAGTTCACTGTGCAATTACACCCTGATGTTAGCGCGACACTTAAGCTAACGGTTGTTGCAGAATAA
- the rpsF gene encoding 30S ribosomal protein S6 yields the protein MRHYEVIFLVHPDQSEQVPGMVERYRSSIESSGGKVHRLEDWGRRQLAFPIEKIHKAHYILMNIECGQEALDELKSAFRFNDAVLRDMIIVLDEAVTEPSPMAKEKAAEDSRKASRADESVSEDA from the coding sequence ATGAGACATTACGAAGTTATTTTTCTGGTACACCCTGATCAGAGTGAGCAGGTTCCTGGTATGGTAGAGCGTTATCGTTCGTCTATCGAGTCCAGTGGCGGCAAGGTTCACCGTCTGGAAGATTGGGGTCGTCGTCAACTTGCCTTTCCAATCGAAAAAATCCATAAAGCGCACTATATCCTGATGAACATCGAATGTGGTCAGGAAGCGCTTGATGAGTTAAAGAGCGCCTTCCGTTTCAATGATGCTGTTTTGCGTGACATGATCATCGTGTTGGATGAAGCTGTTACCGAACCTTCGCCTATGGCCAAAGAGAAGGCAGCTGAAGATTCACGCAAGGCCTCACGCGCTGATGAATCAGTGAGTGAAGACGCCTGA
- the rpsR gene encoding 30S ribosomal protein S18: MSRFFRRRKFCRFTAEGIKQIDYKDLDLLKNYITENGKIVPSRITGTSARYQRQLAAAIKRARYVALLPYTDSHK; this comes from the coding sequence ATGTCACGTTTTTTTCGTCGTAGAAAGTTTTGCCGCTTTACTGCAGAAGGTATCAAGCAGATCGATTACAAAGATCTGGACTTGTTGAAGAATTACATTACTGAAAACGGAAAAATCGTACCCAGCCGTATCACGGGTACCAGTGCGCGTTATCAGCGTCAATTGGCGGCTGCTATCAAGCGTGCCCGCTATGTAGCCTTGTTGCCATATACTGATTCACATAAGTAA
- a CDS encoding DUF1178 family protein has translation MVVYDLTCPSMHQFEGWFRSSNEFAQQHEQGLLRCPVCDSLDINRVPSASYINLGRGSSSSNEKRSNSNQALAPTINPAVMEKMREFIVNSSEDVGRQFPEEARKMHYGETEHRNIRGEATVKEIVDLHEEGIEAVPLPFTHLDNKKLN, from the coding sequence ATGGTTGTGTACGATCTGACATGTCCGTCCATGCATCAGTTTGAAGGATGGTTCAGATCCAGCAATGAATTTGCGCAACAGCATGAACAGGGTTTGTTACGCTGTCCAGTATGTGATTCTCTCGACATCAACCGCGTTCCTTCTGCCAGCTATATCAATCTTGGTCGAGGCTCTTCTTCCAGTAATGAAAAACGCTCAAACAGTAATCAAGCTCTTGCTCCCACTATCAATCCAGCGGTAATGGAAAAGATGCGTGAATTCATCGTTAATAGTAGCGAAGATGTTGGACGGCAATTTCCAGAGGAAGCGCGCAAAATGCACTATGGAGAGACCGAGCACCGAAATATTCGGGGCGAGGCGACGGTTAAGGAGATCGTCGATTTGCATGAAGAAGGTATCGAGGCCGTGCCTTTGCCTTTTACCCATCTGGATAACAAAAAGCTGAATTAA